One Cellulomonas taurus genomic region harbors:
- a CDS encoding MBL fold metallo-hydrolase: MARVELLTAGWTEHPGAVARRGAGWAPVRFPALVALIEHPRGRVLFDTGYAPRVPRLLRRGIDRVYGTLLPVHLDPAQSVPAQLHARGLDAADIDWVVLSHLHADHVGGLLDFPTARVVADPGAVAQAQALRGLGRLRRGVVGGLLPPDLLRRVVDPATLPVGSTDDWAPLGPAHDLLGDGELQVLPLPGHAPGHLGLAVRTHVPAHPELLLIGDAGWHARAVSHGELPHPVTRIATEDPTGYRATLAQLGDLARRRPGLIVLPSHDQAAIDTARGLLA, encoded by the coding sequence ATGGCGCGGGTGGAGCTGCTCACCGCGGGCTGGACCGAGCATCCCGGAGCGGTGGCCCGGCGCGGCGCCGGATGGGCGCCGGTGCGGTTCCCGGCACTGGTCGCGCTGATCGAGCACCCCCGGGGCCGGGTGCTGTTCGACACCGGGTACGCGCCCCGCGTGCCCCGGCTGCTGCGGCGCGGGATCGACCGGGTCTACGGCACGCTGCTGCCGGTGCACCTCGACCCGGCGCAGTCGGTGCCGGCGCAGCTGCACGCCCGCGGCCTGGACGCCGCGGACATCGACTGGGTGGTGCTGTCCCATCTGCACGCCGACCACGTGGGCGGACTGCTCGACTTCCCGACGGCGCGGGTGGTGGCCGATCCGGGAGCAGTGGCGCAGGCCCAGGCGTTGCGCGGACTGGGACGGTTGCGGCGTGGGGTGGTCGGTGGCCTGCTGCCGCCCGACCTGCTCCGGCGGGTGGTGGACCCGGCGACCCTGCCGGTAGGGAGCACCGACGACTGGGCGCCGCTCGGCCCCGCCCACGATCTGCTCGGCGACGGGGAACTGCAGGTGCTGCCGTTGCCCGGACATGCGCCGGGACACCTCGGGCTCGCGGTGCGTACGCATGTCCCCGCGCACCCCGAGCTCCTGCTGATCGGGGATGCCGGGTGGCACGCCCGCGCCGTCAGCCACGGTGAGCTGCCCCACCCGGTGACCCGGATCGCCACCGAGGATCCGACCGGATACCGGGCGACACTCGCACAGCTGGGCGACCTCGCCCGACGCCGCCCGGGCCTGATCGTGCTGCCCTCGCACGATCAGGCGGCGATCGACACCGCGCGCGGGCTGCTGGCATGA
- a CDS encoding F390 synthetase-related protein, whose translation MSRARVLAHYLRARRRRFADREAVERWQRRRLRRVLRLAPSRYAFYREWGGRPLTELPVVDKAEVLAHFAELNRRGLDLETCLAAARAAERGRDFGTELAGLSVGLSSGTSGRQTAFLTSAAERDRWAGEVLARALPDGLLAGARITLVLRAGGPLYAAVTGGRISFRFVDLALPLDRLLAEIRAGDPTVLVAPPSILVHAATLGLRPRQVFSVAEVLDPEDERTISDGFGVRVGQIYQAAEGFLGISCPHGTLHLNEDLLRFEREELGDGRWVPVVTDLVRDSQAVIRRRLGDVLVDGPACTCGNPMRTVSAIVGRADDVLWLPARERAGSRSFHPDFVRAAVLRTAGVLDFRLVQTAPDTVRLAVVPAARFAAAARELTADLDAAGIGAVRIEVGELTAQDPLVKRRRVTRAPGVPAGEASAR comes from the coding sequence ATGAGTCGGGCGCGGGTGCTCGCGCACTACCTGCGCGCCCGTCGCCGCCGGTTCGCCGACCGCGAGGCGGTGGAACGCTGGCAGCGGCGCCGCCTGCGCCGGGTGCTCCGGCTGGCACCCTCCCGGTACGCCTTCTACCGCGAGTGGGGCGGTCGGCCGCTGACCGAGCTGCCGGTGGTGGACAAGGCCGAGGTGCTGGCGCACTTCGCCGAGCTGAACCGGCGGGGCCTGGACCTGGAGACCTGCCTGGCGGCGGCGCGGGCCGCCGAGCGTGGGCGGGACTTCGGGACCGAGCTGGCGGGCCTGAGCGTGGGGCTGTCCTCCGGCACGTCGGGTCGGCAGACCGCCTTCCTCACCTCGGCGGCCGAACGCGACCGCTGGGCCGGTGAGGTGCTGGCGAGGGCGCTGCCGGACGGCCTGCTCGCCGGTGCCAGGATCACGCTGGTGCTGCGCGCGGGCGGCCCGCTGTACGCGGCGGTGACCGGGGGCAGGATCAGCTTCCGCTTCGTCGACCTCGCGCTGCCATTGGACCGGCTGCTGGCCGAGATCCGGGCCGGGGACCCGACGGTGCTGGTGGCGCCCCCGTCGATCCTGGTGCACGCCGCGACGCTCGGCCTGCGTCCACGACAAGTGTTCTCGGTGGCGGAGGTGCTCGACCCGGAGGACGAGCGGACGATCAGCGACGGCTTCGGCGTGCGGGTGGGACAGATCTACCAGGCGGCGGAGGGCTTCCTCGGGATCAGCTGCCCGCACGGGACGCTGCACCTGAACGAGGACCTGCTCCGGTTCGAACGCGAGGAGCTGGGCGACGGGCGCTGGGTGCCGGTGGTCACCGATCTGGTCCGGGACTCCCAGGCGGTGATCCGGCGCAGGCTGGGTGACGTGCTGGTGGACGGCCCCGCCTGCACCTGCGGGAACCCGATGCGCACCGTGAGCGCCATCGTCGGGCGCGCCGACGACGTGCTCTGGTTGCCGGCGCGGGAGCGGGCGGGGTCGAGATCGTTCCATCCGGACTTCGTGCGGGCGGCCGTCCTGCGCACCGCCGGGGTGCTGGACTTCCGGCTGGTGCAGACGGCGCCGGACACGGTGCGGCTGGCGGTGGTGCCCGCCGCACGTTTCGCGGCGGCCGCGCGGGAGCTGACGGCCGACCTCGACGCCGCCGGGATCGGTGCGGTCAGGATCGAGGTCGGGGAGCTGACGGCGCAGGACCCGTTGGTCAAGCGCCGTCGGGTCACGCGCGCGCCGGGGGTCCCGGCGGGCGAGGCGTCCGCCCGGTGA
- a CDS encoding glycosyltransferase, which produces MRILVAAPPFAGHLHPLLVLGLGLRRFGIEPVVVTGVSKAPLVTELGLPVVPLFPDDPGVFDRISDTPGPVRSRPLSLVKQLAANLDLFPGAAQQIDAAITRHRPDAVLADFTAPVAGMVGERHGLPWVTTMPTPFALETRAGTPSYCGGWGPARHAGHRMRDAAGRSVTRWTKRGMSRVLRSRFAAAGAQVYRPDGSEAAYSPTAILGLGMTELEFDRDWPAPFRMIGPVTGTVEPTPDPPGLAEGPLVLVTLGTHLRWAKDELPERAAALVGAIPGTTVVVSLGEAARRGRPPIVDRTGLQVYGHLPYDRVLRRCVAVVHHGGAGITYAAIQAGVPAVVLPQDYDQFDFAARIDAAGAGVRVRRWSQVPAALARVASGDRSRLDALRSASAGYDPVTATAQTLFRVTGRTPRPPGPPARA; this is translated from the coding sequence ATGAGGATCCTGGTGGCTGCGCCGCCGTTCGCCGGGCACCTGCACCCGCTGCTGGTGCTCGGCCTCGGGCTGCGCCGGTTCGGGATCGAGCCGGTGGTGGTCACCGGTGTCAGCAAGGCGCCGCTGGTCACCGAACTCGGGTTGCCGGTCGTCCCGCTGTTCCCCGACGACCCCGGCGTCTTCGACCGGATCTCCGACACCCCGGGCCCGGTCCGGTCGCGTCCGCTGTCGTTGGTCAAGCAGCTGGCCGCCAATCTGGACCTGTTCCCCGGCGCCGCGCAGCAGATCGACGCCGCCATCACCCGGCACCGACCGGACGCGGTGCTGGCGGACTTCACCGCGCCGGTGGCGGGGATGGTGGGCGAACGGCACGGGCTGCCCTGGGTGACCACGATGCCCACCCCCTTCGCCCTGGAGACCCGCGCCGGCACCCCCTCGTACTGCGGCGGGTGGGGACCGGCCCGGCACGCCGGACACCGGATGCGCGACGCGGCCGGCCGATCGGTGACCCGATGGACCAAACGCGGGATGTCCCGGGTGTTGCGCAGCCGGTTCGCGGCGGCGGGCGCCCAGGTGTACCGCCCGGACGGCAGCGAGGCCGCCTACTCGCCGACCGCGATCCTCGGTCTGGGCATGACCGAGCTGGAGTTCGACCGGGACTGGCCCGCCCCGTTCCGGATGATCGGACCGGTGACCGGCACGGTGGAACCCACCCCGGACCCGCCTGGTCTGGCCGAGGGACCGCTGGTGCTGGTCACCCTCGGCACCCACCTGCGCTGGGCCAAGGACGAGCTGCCGGAGCGTGCCGCGGCCCTGGTCGGGGCGATCCCGGGGACGACCGTGGTGGTCTCGCTCGGCGAGGCGGCCCGCCGGGGTCGACCGCCGATCGTCGACCGCACCGGCCTCCAGGTCTACGGTCACCTGCCCTACGACCGGGTGCTGCGCCGCTGCGTGGCCGTGGTGCACCACGGTGGGGCCGGGATCACCTATGCCGCGATCCAGGCCGGTGTCCCGGCGGTGGTGCTGCCCCAGGACTACGACCAGTTCGACTTCGCCGCCCGGATCGACGCCGCCGGTGCCGGCGTCCGGGTCCGGAGGTGGTCCCAGGTGCCCGCCGCGCTGGCCCGGGTGGCGAGCGGCGACCGGAGCCGACTGGACGCCCTGCGGTCGGCCTCGGCCGGCTACGACCCGGTGACCGCCACCGCCCAGACCCTGTTCCGGGTCACCGGGCGGACGCCTCGCCCGCCGGGACCCCCGGCGCGCGCGTGA
- a CDS encoding glycosyltransferase — MRTAEAVAWWAAAGSVLLTGWRGRSAAARIAAGSDAPSAEPTDVTVLVPIRSGDPLLAASLAASVRTLAPARVELLVDEDDPDGIAAADQAARGQAHVRVLRCAPPPPGVNPKVHKLIAPAVAAPGPVALIDDDTVLPPRGLARLRGALGAVTALDGRGTEGADGGLVTGLPRYREQGGPWSRLVAAFVNGSAALTYLPLADDPVTVNGMVLLIDRGTLDRIGGLGVIAGATCDDYALARAVRAAGGRIVQTTQWAEVATTVSGPGEYLRLMRRWLLFGTEVIRHDGTPRVLAAAVLPAALPTVGLTAAALARSPRATAGVLGAVLTGAAVARRLTGGPRSGSALLPVAALLTPVLTLAAVLGPRRVRWRGRSVAVGSGFLTPRGRDAATRAEGARR, encoded by the coding sequence ATGCGTACAGCTGAGGCGGTCGCCTGGTGGGCGGCGGCCGGGTCGGTGCTGCTCACCGGCTGGCGGGGCCGGTCCGCCGCCGCTCGGATCGCGGCGGGTTCCGACGCGCCGAGTGCCGAACCGACCGATGTCACGGTGCTGGTGCCGATCCGCTCCGGCGACCCGCTGCTGGCGGCCTCGTTGGCCGCGTCGGTGCGCACCCTGGCCCCGGCCCGGGTGGAGCTGCTGGTCGACGAGGACGACCCGGACGGCATCGCGGCCGCCGATCAGGCCGCGCGCGGCCAGGCGCACGTCCGGGTGCTGCGGTGCGCACCGCCGCCACCGGGGGTCAACCCCAAGGTGCACAAGCTGATCGCCCCCGCCGTCGCGGCACCGGGGCCGGTCGCCCTGATCGACGACGACACCGTGCTGCCACCGCGGGGCCTGGCCCGACTGCGTGGTGCTCTCGGTGCTGTCACCGCTCTCGATGGCCGGGGCACCGAGGGTGCTGACGGTGGGCTGGTGACCGGGTTGCCGCGCTACCGGGAGCAGGGCGGCCCGTGGTCCCGCTTGGTCGCGGCCTTCGTGAACGGTTCGGCCGCTCTGACCTATCTGCCGCTCGCGGACGACCCGGTCACCGTGAACGGGATGGTGCTCCTGATCGACCGCGGCACGCTGGACCGGATCGGTGGTCTCGGCGTGATCGCCGGTGCCACCTGTGACGACTACGCGCTGGCACGGGCGGTCAGGGCGGCCGGTGGCCGGATCGTGCAGACCACCCAGTGGGCCGAGGTCGCCACCACGGTGTCCGGACCGGGGGAGTACCTGCGGCTGATGCGCCGGTGGCTGCTGTTCGGCACCGAGGTGATCCGGCACGACGGGACGCCACGGGTGCTCGCCGCCGCCGTGCTGCCCGCCGCGCTGCCGACGGTGGGGTTGACCGCCGCCGCGCTGGCCCGCTCGCCCCGCGCGACGGCCGGGGTGCTGGGAGCGGTGCTGACCGGTGCGGCGGTCGCGCGTCGACTGACCGGCGGGCCGCGCTCCGGCTCCGCCCTGCTCCCGGTGGCGGCGCTGCTGACGCCGGTGCTGACCCTGGCGGCGGTGCTCGGCCCGCGCCGGGTGCGCTGGCGTGGCCGCTCGGTCGCCGTCGGCAGCGGGTTCCTGACACCCCGCGGCCGGGACGCGGCCACCCGCGCCGAGGGAGCGCGGCGATGA
- a CDS encoding NAD-dependent epimerase/dehydratase family protein, with product MRVLVTGSNGFVGRAVVADARQRGWQVVGLGRAPRPTTPVDDYVRHDLARPLVPDAIPGDVDAVIHCAGLSSPWARSAEFVAANVDGTRHLIRWARAHGRPHVVHVSSTSVLYRDADQFDLSEHSPVVPDAEQINVYARTKAIGERVAARYDGDLAVLRPRAVFGVGDTVLLPRILRLAQGGVLPRMEDPARPVTIDLVEIHTCAHYLTEAVARRTVGTYNLTNAAPVRLYPFVLEVLDRLGAQPRTVRVSPRVVRAAAALAEQVSATLLDWREPPITRFGVSVLSRSKTFDVRSTVRDLGAPAVSLDEGVRRIVHAYS from the coding sequence ATGCGCGTTCTTGTCACGGGGTCGAACGGGTTCGTCGGCCGGGCGGTCGTGGCGGACGCCCGGCAGCGTGGCTGGCAGGTGGTGGGTCTGGGGCGCGCGCCCCGGCCCACCACCCCGGTCGACGACTACGTCCGGCACGACCTGGCCCGGCCGCTGGTGCCCGACGCGATCCCCGGTGACGTCGACGCCGTGATCCACTGCGCCGGGCTGTCGTCGCCGTGGGCGCGGTCCGCGGAGTTCGTCGCGGCGAACGTCGACGGCACCCGGCACCTGATCCGCTGGGCCCGCGCGCACGGGCGACCGCACGTGGTGCACGTGTCGAGCACCTCGGTGCTCTACCGGGACGCGGATCAGTTCGACCTCTCCGAGCACAGCCCGGTCGTCCCGGACGCGGAGCAGATCAACGTCTACGCCCGGACCAAGGCGATCGGCGAGCGGGTGGCCGCCCGCTACGACGGCGACCTCGCCGTGCTGCGGCCCCGGGCGGTGTTCGGGGTCGGGGACACCGTGCTGCTGCCGCGGATCCTGCGGCTGGCCCAGGGCGGCGTGCTGCCCCGGATGGAGGACCCGGCCCGGCCGGTCACGATCGACCTGGTGGAGATCCACACCTGCGCGCACTACCTGACCGAGGCGGTGGCCCGCCGAACCGTCGGGACCTACAACCTCACCAATGCCGCACCGGTGCGGCTGTACCCGTTCGTCCTGGAGGTGCTGGACCGGCTCGGGGCCCAGCCACGCACGGTGCGGGTGTCGCCCCGGGTGGTGCGAGCGGCCGCTGCCCTGGCGGAGCAGGTGTCGGCGACCCTGCTCGACTGGCGTGAGCCGCCGATCACCCGGTTCGGGGTCAGCGTGCTGTCCCGGTCCAAGACCTTCGACGTGCGCAGCACGGTGCGGGACCTGGGTGCTCCGGCGGTGTCGCTGGACGAGGGCGTGCGACGGATCGTGCATGCGTACAGCTGA
- a CDS encoding L-lactate dehydrogenase has translation MSQQTDDGDELGLTSATAGTRRTTKLAVIGAGAVGSTMAYAALMRGAARSVALYDINKAKVEAEALDLGHGIQFMPMAEVVGSDDINVCADADVVMVTAGAKQKPGQSRIDLAEATISLVKKILPEVVQVAPNAIYVMVTNPVDIVTYAALQISGLPPTQLFGSGTVLDSSRLRYLIAQHTGVAVQNVHAYIAGEHGDTELPLWSSATIGGVPILDWNGLDGHVPLTGQVRDSIAREVVESAYRIIEGKGATNYAVALAGSRIIEAILKDEHRILPVSSLLQGYHGINDVCLSVPSVVGREGVGERLEVPMSADELAGLRRSAESLRAVAHRFGF, from the coding sequence GTGAGCCAGCAGACTGACGACGGCGACGAGCTCGGCCTGACCAGCGCCACCGCCGGCACCCGCCGGACGACCAAGCTGGCGGTGATCGGCGCCGGGGCGGTGGGCTCCACGATGGCCTACGCCGCCCTGATGCGCGGTGCTGCCCGCTCCGTGGCGCTCTACGACATCAACAAGGCCAAGGTGGAGGCCGAGGCGCTCGACCTGGGCCACGGCATCCAGTTCATGCCGATGGCGGAGGTCGTCGGTTCGGACGACATCAACGTCTGCGCGGACGCCGACGTGGTGATGGTGACCGCCGGTGCCAAGCAGAAGCCGGGTCAGTCCCGGATCGACCTGGCCGAGGCGACCATCTCCCTGGTCAAGAAGATCCTGCCCGAGGTGGTCCAGGTCGCCCCGAACGCGATCTACGTGATGGTCACCAACCCGGTGGACATCGTCACCTACGCGGCGCTGCAGATCTCCGGCCTGCCGCCGACCCAGCTGTTCGGCTCGGGCACCGTGCTGGACTCCTCCCGGCTGCGCTACCTGATCGCCCAGCACACCGGGGTGGCGGTGCAGAACGTGCACGCCTACATCGCCGGTGAGCACGGGGACACCGAGCTGCCGCTGTGGTCGTCCGCGACCATCGGTGGCGTGCCGATCCTGGACTGGAACGGCCTGGACGGTCACGTGCCGCTCACCGGCCAGGTCCGCGACTCCATCGCCCGCGAGGTGGTCGAGTCGGCGTACCGGATCATCGAGGGCAAGGGCGCGACCAACTACGCGGTGGCGCTGGCCGGGTCGCGGATCATCGAGGCGATCCTCAAGGACGAGCACCGGATCCTGCCGGTGTCCTCCCTGCTGCAGGGCTACCACGGCATCAACGACGTGTGCCTGTCGGTGCCCAGCGTGGTCGGGCGCGAGGGTGTGGGCGAGCGGCTCGAGGTGCCGATGAGCGCCGACGAGCTCGCGGGCCTGCGCCGGTCGGCGGAGTCGCTGCGCGCGGTCGCGCACCGATTCGGCTTCTGA
- a CDS encoding ATP-dependent DNA helicase, translating into MPDPTPDVDALLDLAVAKLGGAPRDGQRTMAREVAEAVESGEHLMVQAGTGTGKSLGYLVPAVRHAVTAEERVVVSTATLALQRQVMTRDLPLVADTLGPRLPRPPKIALLKGWHNYVCVHKIAGGYPDDDQGTLFAVADAPEPAEHPAEGDDGRESLGAQVMRLRDWAQETDTGDRDDLVPGVSDRAWRQVSVTALECLGQKCPLLEECFPDKARAVSRAADVVVTNHAMLGIAAGGSPNVLPEHQVLIVDEAHELSDRVTAQATAELSVGTVEQAARSARRHGGVVTTELDQAATVLGTVLIGLPEGRFTAGLPEGARQAVAMVRDAARGLLSDLKPQKGEQEDTGLKLASSAVLALFEVAERMAADPEDQRYTVMWCSRQDGPRGDGATRLYAAPLAVNGLIRTNLLAGRASIFTSATLSLGGQFDATARAVGLAGATEGAAATATASAAVLADSVPEGRESAADQQAPSQAPAKLPWHGIDVGSPFDYPKQGILYIARRLPPPGREPATDAQLDEIEALVTAAGGRTLGLFSSRRAALAAAEAMRERLDVPILVQGDDQLPTLVRQFAQDEPTCLFGTLSLWQGVDVPGRSNSLVIIDRIPFPRPDDPVKSARSEAVAASGGNGFMSVAATHAALLLAQGAGRLIRSTGDRGVVAVLDPRLATARYGEFLARSLPPFWRTSDRAVAEGALRRLTSDDTAKAE; encoded by the coding sequence GTGCCCGATCCCACCCCCGACGTCGATGCCCTGCTCGACCTGGCGGTGGCGAAGCTCGGCGGCGCGCCCCGGGACGGCCAGCGCACGATGGCCCGCGAGGTCGCCGAGGCGGTGGAGTCCGGCGAGCACCTGATGGTGCAGGCCGGCACCGGCACCGGGAAGTCGTTGGGCTACCTGGTCCCGGCGGTGCGGCACGCGGTGACGGCGGAGGAGCGGGTCGTGGTCTCCACGGCGACCCTCGCGCTGCAACGCCAGGTGATGACCCGTGACCTGCCGCTGGTGGCCGACACCCTGGGCCCGCGGCTGCCCCGTCCGCCGAAGATCGCCCTGCTCAAGGGCTGGCACAACTACGTCTGCGTGCACAAGATCGCCGGTGGCTACCCCGATGACGACCAGGGCACCCTGTTCGCGGTGGCCGACGCGCCCGAACCCGCGGAGCACCCGGCCGAGGGGGACGACGGCAGGGAGTCCCTCGGTGCCCAGGTGATGCGGCTGCGGGACTGGGCGCAGGAGACCGACACCGGTGACCGCGACGACCTGGTGCCCGGGGTGAGCGACCGGGCGTGGCGGCAGGTGTCGGTGACGGCGCTGGAGTGCCTGGGCCAGAAGTGCCCGCTGCTGGAGGAGTGCTTCCCGGACAAGGCACGTGCGGTGTCCCGTGCCGCCGACGTGGTGGTGACGAATCACGCGATGCTCGGGATCGCGGCTGGCGGTTCGCCGAATGTGCTGCCCGAGCACCAGGTGCTGATCGTCGACGAGGCGCACGAGCTCTCCGACCGGGTGACCGCCCAGGCCACCGCCGAACTGTCCGTGGGGACCGTCGAGCAGGCGGCCCGCAGCGCGCGGCGCCACGGCGGCGTCGTCACCACCGAGCTGGACCAGGCCGCGACCGTCCTGGGCACCGTGCTGATCGGTCTGCCCGAGGGCCGGTTCACCGCCGGACTGCCGGAGGGTGCGCGACAGGCGGTGGCGATGGTCCGGGACGCCGCCCGCGGCCTGCTCAGCGACCTGAAGCCGCAGAAGGGCGAGCAGGAGGACACCGGCCTGAAGCTCGCCAGCTCCGCGGTGCTGGCCCTGTTCGAGGTCGCCGAGCGGATGGCGGCCGACCCGGAGGACCAGCGCTACACCGTGATGTGGTGCTCCCGGCAGGACGGGCCACGGGGCGACGGCGCCACCCGGCTGTACGCGGCACCGCTGGCGGTGAACGGCCTGATCCGCACCAACCTGCTCGCCGGACGCGCCTCGATCTTCACCTCCGCCACGCTCAGCCTGGGCGGGCAGTTCGACGCCACGGCGCGCGCGGTCGGACTCGCCGGGGCCACCGAGGGCGCTGCCGCCACCGCGACCGCCTCCGCGGCCGTGCTGGCGGACTCGGTGCCGGAGGGTCGGGAGTCGGCGGCGGATCAGCAGGCACCCAGCCAGGCTCCCGCGAAGCTGCCCTGGCACGGGATCGACGTCGGCAGCCCGTTCGACTACCCGAAGCAGGGCATCCTCTACATCGCCCGACGACTCCCGCCGCCCGGGCGCGAACCGGCCACCGACGCGCAGCTGGACGAGATCGAGGCCCTGGTCACCGCCGCCGGTGGTCGCACCCTGGGGCTGTTCTCCTCCCGCCGGGCAGCGTTGGCGGCCGCCGAGGCGATGCGGGAACGGCTCGACGTGCCGATCCTGGTCCAGGGCGACGACCAGCTGCCGACCCTGGTGCGGCAGTTCGCGCAGGACGAGCCGACCTGCCTGTTCGGCACCCTGTCGCTGTGGCAGGGCGTGGATGTGCCCGGCCGGTCGAACAGCCTGGTCATCATCGACCGCATCCCCTTCCCCCGGCCGGACGACCCGGTGAAGTCGGCCCGGTCGGAGGCGGTGGCGGCCTCCGGTGGCAACGGCTTCATGTCGGTGGCCGCCACCCATGCGGCGTTGTTGCTGGCCCAGGGCGCCGGTCGGCTGATCCGGTCGACCGGTGACCGCGGCGTGGTGGCGGTGCTCGACCCGCGCCTGGCCACCGCCCGCTATGGCGAGTTCCTGGCCCGCTCGCTGCCGCCGTTCTGGCGCACCTCGGACCGAGCCGTCGCCGAAGGGGCGCTGCGCCGACTGACCAGCGACGACACGGCGAAGGCCGAATAG
- the hflX gene encoding GTPase HflX, whose amino-acid sequence MDETTTAQDPQQEARDAQRVADDVVARVLARAGTAVHEGATVHTRHDGDQLDLAERTSLRRVAGLSTELEDVTEVEYRQLRLEKVVLVGLWTQGTLEGAEVSLRELAALAETAGSEVLDGLIQRRQNPDPSTYLGSGKAAELAELVAASGADTVVVDGDLAPSQRRALEDVVRVKVVDRTALILDIFAQHAKSREGKAQVELAQLEYLLPRLRGWGESMSRQAGGQVGGAGAGMGSRGPGETKIELDRRRIRNRMAKLRREIAAMEPARQTKRTSRRKNAIPSVAIAGYTNAGKSSLLNRLTDAGVLVENALFATLDPTVRRARAADGRVFTLADTVGFVRNLPHQLVEAFRSTLEEVADSDLVLHVVDASHPDPEGQIAAVREVFGTIPGAMDVPEIIVLNKVDLAEPETVARLRSREHGAIVVSAHTGEGIEELQALIADQLPRPGVTIDVVVPYDRGDLVHRAHEHGDIDAEEHIADGTVLRGRVDAGLAAELAAVDVRSA is encoded by the coding sequence ATGGACGAGACGACGACCGCACAGGACCCCCAGCAGGAGGCGCGGGACGCCCAGCGGGTCGCGGACGACGTGGTCGCCCGGGTGCTCGCACGGGCCGGGACCGCGGTGCACGAGGGTGCCACGGTGCACACCCGTCACGACGGCGACCAGCTGGACCTGGCCGAGCGCACCTCGCTGCGCCGGGTCGCCGGACTGTCCACCGAGCTGGAGGACGTGACCGAGGTCGAGTACCGGCAGCTCCGCCTGGAGAAGGTGGTGCTGGTCGGGCTCTGGACCCAGGGCACGCTGGAGGGCGCGGAGGTGTCGCTGCGCGAGCTGGCGGCGCTGGCCGAGACCGCCGGCTCCGAGGTGCTGGACGGGCTGATCCAGCGGCGGCAGAACCCGGACCCGAGCACCTACCTCGGCTCCGGCAAGGCGGCCGAGCTGGCCGAGCTGGTCGCCGCCTCCGGTGCGGACACGGTGGTGGTCGACGGTGATCTGGCCCCGTCCCAGCGTCGTGCGCTGGAGGACGTGGTCCGGGTGAAGGTGGTCGACCGGACCGCGCTGATCCTGGACATCTTCGCCCAGCACGCCAAGTCGCGGGAGGGCAAAGCACAGGTCGAGCTCGCGCAGCTGGAGTACCTGCTCCCGCGACTGCGCGGCTGGGGCGAGTCGATGTCCCGGCAGGCGGGTGGTCAGGTCGGCGGGGCCGGTGCCGGCATGGGCTCGCGTGGACCCGGTGAGACCAAGATCGAGCTGGACCGGCGCCGGATCCGCAACCGGATGGCCAAGCTGCGGCGGGAGATCGCGGCGATGGAGCCGGCCCGGCAGACCAAGCGCACCAGTCGGCGCAAGAACGCGATCCCGTCCGTGGCGATCGCCGGGTACACCAACGCCGGGAAGTCCTCCCTGCTGAACCGGCTGACCGACGCCGGGGTGCTGGTGGAGAACGCGCTGTTCGCCACCCTGGACCCGACGGTGCGCCGGGCACGGGCCGCCGACGGCCGGGTGTTCACCCTGGCTGACACGGTGGGCTTCGTCCGGAACCTGCCGCACCAGCTGGTCGAGGCGTTCCGCTCCACGCTGGAGGAGGTCGCCGACTCGGATCTGGTGCTGCACGTCGTGGATGCCTCGCACCCGGACCCGGAGGGCCAGATCGCCGCCGTGCGCGAGGTGTTCGGCACCATCCCGGGCGCGATGGACGTGCCGGAGATCATCGTGCTGAACAAGGTGGACCTGGCCGAACCGGAGACCGTCGCCCGGCTGCGCTCGCGGGAGCACGGGGCGATCGTCGTCTCCGCGCACACCGGTGAGGGCATCGAGGAACTGCAGGCACTGATCGCCGACCAGCTGCCCCGTCCCGGCGTGACCATCGACGTCGTGGTGCCCTACGACCGGGGCGACCTGGTGCACCGGGCACACGAGCACGGCGACATCGACGCCGAGGAGCACATCGCCGACGGCACCGTGCTCCGGGGCCGGGTCGACGCCGGCCTGGCGGCGGAGCTCGCGGCGGTGGACGTCCGCTCGGCCTGA
- a CDS encoding class I SAM-dependent methyltransferase — protein MSDHYFTAEPASPDQRRSRTVRLRGDEVAVETAGGVFSPDHVDTGTEVLLRSVPEPPVEGDLLDLGCGWGPITLSLAAASPLATVWAVDVNERALDLTRRNAEAAGAARVHAVRPEDVPEDVRFAAIWSNPPIRVGKEALHAMLRLWLHRLLPGGEAHLVVAKHLGSDSLQRWLDTELGAEFGADRAATSKGFRVLRVTRAG, from the coding sequence GTGTCCGACCACTACTTCACCGCCGAGCCCGCCTCCCCCGACCAGCGCCGCAGCCGCACCGTCCGGCTGCGCGGCGACGAGGTCGCGGTGGAGACGGCCGGCGGCGTGTTCTCCCCCGACCACGTGGACACCGGCACCGAGGTGCTGCTGCGCAGCGTGCCCGAACCGCCGGTCGAGGGCGACCTGCTCGACCTCGGCTGCGGCTGGGGTCCGATCACCCTGAGCCTGGCCGCCGCCAGCCCGTTGGCCACGGTGTGGGCGGTGGACGTGAACGAGCGCGCCCTCGACCTGACCCGGCGCAATGCCGAGGCGGCAGGCGCGGCCCGGGTGCATGCGGTGCGGCCCGAGGACGTCCCGGAGGACGTGCGCTTCGCCGCGATCTGGTCGAATCCGCCGATCCGGGTCGGCAAGGAGGCGCTGCACGCGATGCTCCGCCTGTGGCTGCACCGGCTGCTGCCCGGTGGCGAGGCGCACCTGGTGGTGGCCAAGCACCTGGGATCGGACTCGTTGCAGCGCTGGCTGGACACCGAGCTCGGGGCGGAGTTCGGCGCCGACCGGGCCGCCACGTCCAAGGGCTTCCGGGTGCTGCGGGTGACCCGCGCGGGCTGA